Genomic DNA from Mesorhizobium sp. 131-2-1:
GGCGGCGGCGCCGCCCCTGCCGCGGAAGCCAAGCCGATCGCCGATCTGCTCGCCACCGCCAATGTCGAGGCGGGTGCTGCCGTGTTCAAGAAATGCCAGGCCTGCCATTCCGGCGAGAAGGGTGGCCCGAACAAGGTCGGCCCCGATCTGTGGGACATCGTCGACCGCCCCGTCGCCGAGCATGAGGGCTTCGCCTATTCGGCCGGCATGAAGGATTTTTCCAAGGGCGGCGCCGAGAAGTGGACCTATGACAACCTCAACCACTTCATCACTTCGCCGAAGAAGTTCGTGAAGGGCACGGCGATGGGCTTTGCCGGCCTGCCGAAGGACGAGGACCGCGCCAACGTCATCGCCTATCTGCGCACGCTGTCGGACAGCCCGAAGCCGCTGCCTGCGCCGGGTGCGTCGGCCGAAGCGAAGCCGGCCGAAGGTGCGGCACCCGCCAAGCCGGCCGAGGGCGCCGCGCCCGCCAAATAACCAATTTGTAATGCACAGATCACACAAAAGCCGGGTTCAGCCCGGCTTTTTTGTTGGGAAAGCGCATATGCGGCGATAAAGCC
This window encodes:
- a CDS encoding c-type cytochrome, with translation MDSNEVNKLLAGLLGTVFVVFSVGIVSDSLFASPAPEKPGFAIEAAEPAEGGGAAPAAEAKPIADLLATANVEAGAAVFKKCQACHSGEKGGPNKVGPDLWDIVDRPVAEHEGFAYSAGMKDFSKGGAEKWTYDNLNHFITSPKKFVKGTAMGFAGLPKDEDRANVIAYLRTLSDSPKPLPAPGASAEAKPAEGAAPAKPAEGAAPAK